The following proteins are co-located in the Imtechella halotolerans genome:
- the ccoG gene encoding cytochrome c oxidase accessory protein CcoG — MDNQENETFRDSIGTINKEGKRAWIFPKKPSGRFYKYRKYVSYILLVFLLSAPFIKVGGNQFLMFNVLERRFNIFGFPFWPQDFYLFVLSMIIGVVFITLFTVAFGRIFCGWICPQTIFMEMVFRRIEYWIEGDRGAQIRLNKQEWNGEKIRKKGFKWFIFFIISFIIANVFLAYLIGSDRLIQYITDGPLAHKSTLVSLLIFTAVFYFVFAWFREQVCIIACPYGRLQGVLLDNKSIVVAYDHKRGEGDSGRKKYRKGEDRTSLGHGDCIDCFQCVHVCPTGIDIRNGTQLECVNCTACIDACDSIMDSVGYPKGLIRYASEDNILKKEPFKFTARMKGYVAILSILTAILIGMLFLRNEVEATVLRLPGQLFEHKGENISNVFTYKIINKTTHPIEEVTFKLASHKGTITLVSNNVITVPEQGLAQGTFFIEIPKALLTEDKTKLKLKVYSGDKLIETTTTNFLGPRSYR, encoded by the coding sequence ATGGATAATCAGGAAAATGAAACCTTTAGAGATTCCATAGGTACCATTAACAAGGAAGGTAAACGTGCCTGGATTTTCCCTAAAAAACCTTCTGGTCGCTTCTATAAGTATCGCAAGTATGTTAGTTATATTCTACTAGTATTTCTACTTTCAGCCCCGTTTATTAAAGTTGGTGGTAATCAATTTTTAATGTTCAACGTATTAGAGCGCCGATTTAATATTTTTGGTTTTCCTTTTTGGCCTCAGGACTTCTACCTGTTTGTACTATCCATGATTATTGGAGTTGTATTCATCACTTTGTTTACAGTTGCCTTTGGACGAATATTTTGTGGATGGATTTGCCCCCAAACCATTTTTATGGAAATGGTTTTCCGCAGGATTGAATATTGGATTGAGGGAGATAGAGGTGCACAAATCCGACTAAATAAACAAGAATGGAATGGAGAAAAAATAAGAAAAAAAGGCTTTAAATGGTTCATCTTTTTTATCATTTCTTTCATCATTGCTAATGTTTTTCTTGCGTATTTAATTGGAAGTGATAGATTGATACAATACATTACGGATGGTCCGTTAGCTCATAAAAGTACTTTGGTTTCACTACTTATTTTTACCGCTGTCTTTTATTTTGTATTTGCATGGTTTAGAGAACAAGTTTGTATCATTGCTTGCCCATATGGACGACTACAGGGTGTCCTTTTAGACAACAAATCTATTGTGGTAGCCTATGACCATAAACGAGGAGAAGGAGATTCTGGTAGAAAAAAATATAGAAAAGGAGAAGATCGCACATCTTTAGGTCATGGGGATTGTATCGACTGCTTTCAATGCGTACATGTATGCCCTACCGGTATCGATATTAGAAACGGTACGCAATTAGAATGCGTAAATTGTACCGCATGCATCGATGCCTGTGATTCTATTATGGATTCAGTAGGATATCCAAAAGGACTTATTCGTTATGCTAGCGAGGATAATATCCTAAAAAAAGAGCCTTTTAAGTTTACAGCTCGAATGAAAGGGTATGTAGCAATTTTAAGTATACTAACAGCCATATTAATTGGAATGTTATTCCTTCGTAATGAGGTAGAAGCAACCGTATTAAGGCTACCAGGACAATTATTTGAACACAAAGGTGAGAATATTAGTAATGTGTTTACTTATAAAATCATTAACAAGACTACTCATCCTATTGAAGAAGTAACTTTTAAATTGGCATCTCACAAAGGAACCATTACATTGGTTTCTAACAATGTAATTACTGTCCCAGAACAAGGTCTTGCACAAGGAACATTCTTTATTGAAATTCCTAAAGCGTTACTCACAGAGGATAAAACAAAATTAAAATTAAAAGTTTATAGTGGCGACAAACTTATAGAAACCACCACAACAAATTTCTTAGGACCGAGAAGTTATCGATAA
- a CDS encoding FixH family protein, whose translation MKINWGTAIVLAFIAFIGFIVTLVVQMTTNEKYDYDMVTEEYYKKELTFQDQLDKQVLTNDRKMAPNILISENGIDIQFPGNLNEKNIKGTVFLYRPSNKQLDFEVPISLSTSHLLIPKNRLLDGRWNIEINFTYNNESFLTKKEIWF comes from the coding sequence ATGAAAATTAATTGGGGAACTGCAATCGTTTTAGCATTTATTGCATTCATAGGCTTCATAGTCACCTTAGTAGTACAAATGACTACTAATGAAAAATATGATTATGATATGGTAACAGAAGAATATTATAAAAAAGAGTTGACATTTCAAGATCAATTGGACAAGCAAGTACTAACTAATGATCGAAAAATGGCTCCAAATATTCTTATTTCAGAAAATGGAATTGACATTCAATTCCCCGGGAACCTCAATGAGAAAAATATAAAAGGTACTGTGTTCCTTTACCGACCATCTAACAAACAATTGGATTTTGAAGTTCCTATTTCATTATCCACTTCACATTTGCTCATACCTAAAAACCGTTTGTTGGATGGCCGTTGGAACATTGAAATTAATTTCACTTACAATAATGAATCATTCTTAACTAAAAAAGAAATTTGGTTTTAA